One genomic segment of Actinoplanes ianthinogenes includes these proteins:
- a CDS encoding ricin-type beta-trefoil lectin domain protein, which produces MRTVVGAAITAAAVAVGMIASSPASPSPGTPGGDNPYQRGPDPTVASVAAQYGPFATAQITVPPGNGFNGGFIYYPTDTSHTYGAVAIVPGYTALFADEEAWMGPRLASFGFVVIGVETNSRTDYDTARGTQLLAALDYLTNSSAVRDRVDRNRLSVIGHSMGGGGSLYAATQRPSLKAAIGLAPFKPSGNLASDTVPTMIIGGINDTTVTPSYLDGLYPTLPAATPGAYLQLANADHLYFTRPNDIELRSQIEWLKIFVDNDTRYTPFLCPSVKDTTGIVRSSVKCSTVPGGGSTPSSSRILGTQSGRCVDVPGATHNNGTRVQLYDCNGQANQQWTYTSSKQLTVYGTVCLDAAGSGNGSAVQIYSCNGQANQQWNVNANGTITGVQSGRCLDVWGTGNGQQIQIYDCNGQANQKFSLN; this is translated from the coding sequence ATGCGGACCGTGGTCGGAGCCGCGATCACGGCGGCCGCCGTCGCGGTCGGCATGATCGCGAGCTCACCGGCGTCCCCCAGCCCCGGCACCCCCGGTGGTGACAATCCCTACCAGCGGGGACCGGATCCCACCGTGGCCAGCGTCGCCGCCCAGTACGGGCCCTTCGCCACCGCCCAGATCACGGTCCCGCCCGGCAACGGCTTCAACGGCGGCTTCATCTACTACCCGACTGACACCAGCCACACGTACGGCGCGGTCGCCATCGTGCCCGGATACACCGCCCTGTTCGCCGACGAGGAAGCCTGGATGGGGCCGCGGCTGGCGTCCTTCGGGTTCGTCGTCATCGGCGTGGAGACCAACAGCCGCACCGACTACGACACCGCCCGCGGCACCCAGCTGCTCGCCGCCCTGGACTACCTGACCAACTCCAGCGCGGTACGCGACCGGGTCGACCGCAACCGGCTGTCGGTCATCGGCCACTCGATGGGCGGCGGCGGCTCCCTGTACGCGGCCACCCAGCGCCCGTCGCTGAAGGCCGCCATCGGCCTCGCGCCGTTCAAGCCGTCGGGCAACCTGGCCTCGGACACCGTGCCGACGATGATCATCGGCGGGATCAACGACACCACGGTCACGCCGTCCTACCTCGACGGCCTCTACCCGACCCTTCCCGCGGCGACGCCCGGCGCGTACCTCCAGCTGGCCAACGCCGACCACCTGTACTTCACCCGGCCGAACGACATCGAGCTGCGCAGCCAGATCGAGTGGCTGAAGATCTTCGTCGACAACGACACCCGCTACACCCCGTTCCTCTGCCCGAGCGTCAAGGACACCACCGGCATCGTCCGGTCGAGCGTCAAGTGTTCGACCGTCCCGGGCGGCGGTTCGACGCCTTCGTCGAGCCGGATCCTCGGGACACAGTCCGGCCGGTGCGTCGACGTGCCCGGCGCCACCCACAACAACGGCACCCGGGTGCAGCTCTACGACTGCAACGGCCAGGCCAACCAGCAGTGGACCTACACCTCGAGCAAGCAGCTGACGGTGTACGGCACCGTGTGCCTGGACGCGGCCGGCTCCGGCAACGGGTCGGCGGTCCAGATCTACAGCTGCAACGGCCAAGCCAACCAGCAGTGGAACGTCAACGCCAACGGGACCATCACCGGCGTCCAGTCCGGCCGCTGCCTCGACGTGTGGGGCACCGGCAACGGCCAGCAGATCCAGATCTACGACTGCAACGGCCAGGCCAACCAGAAGTTCAGCCTCAACTGA
- a CDS encoding response regulator transcription factor — translation MRLLVVEDEERLAAALRRGLQAEGFAVDVAHDGQDGLEMARHGGYDAMILDVMLPRLSGYRVVRQLRAERHWLPVLMLSAKDGEYDQADGLDCGADDYLTKPFSYVVLLARLRALLRRGTQARPVVLACGDVELDPAEKRVLVRGTEVTLTTREFALLEYLIRRPGEVVSKTELLDHVWDAALDTAPNAVEVYIGYLRRKIGRERLETVRGAGYRLVAADAAARDARA, via the coding sequence GTGCGGTTGCTGGTGGTGGAGGATGAGGAACGGCTGGCCGCCGCGCTGCGTCGCGGTTTGCAGGCCGAGGGATTCGCGGTGGACGTGGCCCACGACGGCCAGGACGGCCTGGAGATGGCCCGGCACGGCGGTTATGACGCGATGATTCTCGACGTCATGCTGCCCCGGCTCTCCGGATACCGGGTGGTGCGGCAGTTGCGGGCCGAGCGGCACTGGCTGCCGGTGCTGATGCTCTCCGCCAAGGACGGGGAGTATGACCAGGCCGACGGTCTCGACTGCGGCGCCGACGACTATTTGACCAAACCTTTTTCGTACGTCGTGCTGCTGGCCCGGCTGCGCGCCCTGTTACGCCGCGGGACTCAGGCGCGCCCCGTGGTCCTCGCGTGCGGTGACGTCGAACTTGACCCGGCGGAGAAACGTGTGCTGGTCAGGGGCACCGAGGTAACCCTGACGACGCGCGAGTTCGCCCTGCTGGAGTACCTGATTCGTCGTCCCGGTGAAGTGGTCTCCAAGACCGAGTTGCTCGATCACGTCTGGGACGCGGCGCTGGACACCGCACCCAACGCGGTGGAGGTGTACATCGGCTACCTGCGCCGAAAGATCGGCCGGGAGCGGCTGGAGACGGTACGGGGCGCCGGTTACCGGCTGGTCGCAGCGGACGCGGCGGCGCGGGACGCGCGGGCCTGA
- a CDS encoding sensor histidine kinase yields MLTSAAALALGLAAGGVLLVAVLTFAQGRALHTEALETAEGVARLVNQDQLTDPIPVTPGVQVQVIDEQGRVRAVSATADRLVPILYEDELRDLPDKEGRVIPGERIGFEGPARVVKVTAGKATHPLRILVARSTSQQTQSVHLLRVTLLIAFPLLVALLAAGLWRALGAALRPVDALRAGAEEITGGTRAGRLPVPNSRDEVGRLAITLNDMLHRLDTARARQRAFVADAAHELRSPLTNMRTELEVAQRLPDDTDWPALTDDLLADVQRLSRLVDDLLLLARSDDGAGRAVAGRPEEIDLGQLAGEVAARYPEVVHEDAAGPLPLVAEPDALARVVANLLDNACRHRRSTVTVRTAADRDDLLIVVTDDGPGIPAADRERVFDRFTRLDDARARDAGGSGLGLAIVRELVRRHGGSVTLGDAEPGLRVEVRLPRHTGAKGATVTGEAPTRPSDATTRPGAPGAETGVPKGRDVITNG; encoded by the coding sequence TTGCTGACCTCGGCGGCGGCGCTGGCGCTCGGGCTGGCGGCGGGTGGGGTGCTGCTCGTCGCGGTGCTCACCTTCGCGCAGGGCCGGGCGCTGCACACCGAGGCGCTGGAGACGGCCGAGGGCGTGGCCCGGCTGGTCAACCAGGACCAGCTCACCGACCCGATCCCGGTCACGCCGGGGGTGCAGGTGCAGGTCATCGACGAGCAGGGCCGGGTGCGGGCGGTGTCCGCGACCGCGGACCGGCTGGTGCCGATCCTGTACGAGGACGAGCTGCGGGACCTGCCCGACAAGGAGGGCAGGGTGATCCCCGGGGAGCGGATCGGCTTCGAGGGACCGGCCCGGGTGGTCAAGGTGACCGCGGGGAAGGCCACCCATCCGTTGCGGATCCTGGTGGCCCGGTCGACCAGCCAGCAGACCCAGAGCGTGCACCTGCTGCGCGTCACGTTGCTGATCGCGTTCCCGCTGCTGGTGGCGCTGCTCGCGGCCGGGCTGTGGCGGGCGCTGGGCGCGGCGCTGCGGCCGGTCGACGCGTTGCGGGCCGGGGCCGAGGAGATCACCGGGGGGACCCGGGCCGGGCGACTGCCGGTGCCGAACTCCCGCGACGAGGTCGGGCGGCTCGCGATCACGCTGAACGACATGCTCCATCGGCTGGACACCGCGCGGGCACGGCAGCGGGCGTTCGTGGCGGACGCGGCACACGAGTTGCGCAGCCCGCTCACCAACATGCGTACCGAATTGGAGGTCGCGCAGCGACTGCCGGACGACACCGACTGGCCGGCGCTCACCGACGATCTGCTCGCCGACGTGCAGCGGCTCTCCCGGCTGGTGGACGACCTGCTGCTGCTGGCCCGCTCGGACGACGGGGCGGGGCGGGCGGTCGCCGGGCGGCCCGAGGAGATCGACCTGGGGCAGCTGGCCGGGGAGGTGGCGGCTCGCTATCCGGAGGTGGTGCACGAGGACGCGGCCGGGCCGCTGCCGCTGGTCGCTGAGCCGGACGCGCTCGCCCGGGTGGTGGCCAATCTGCTGGACAACGCCTGCCGGCACCGGCGCTCGACCGTGACGGTGCGCACCGCCGCGGACCGGGACGACCTGCTGATCGTGGTCACCGACGACGGGCCGGGCATTCCGGCGGCGGATCGGGAGCGGGTGTTCGATCGGTTCACCCGGCTGGACGATGCGCGAGCACGGGACGCGGGCGGGTCCGGGCTGGGGCTGGCGATCGTCCGGGAGTTGGTGCGGCGGCACGGTGGCTCGGTCACGTTGGGGGACGCGGAACCCGGGCTGCGGGTCGAGGTGCGGCTGCCCCGGCACACCGGGGCCAAGGGTGCGACGGTGACAGGCGAAGCGCCGACCAGGCCGAGCGACGCGACAACCCGACCGGGCGCGCCGGGAGCCGAGACGGGCGTGCCGAAAGGACGGGACGTGATCACGAATGGGTGA
- a CDS encoding LolA family protein encodes MSVWKSRPALRWLVPGATAVVVIGGGAAAGTIVASADPSLPDRSAAQLLVDLQGANPAGLSGTVVQSADLGLPGVAGLAGSIGKSAGGNGLTSLIAGSNTARVWYAGQDKVRVALQGTQGETDVIRNGSDVWQWSSSDNTGTHLTLPADAGKPTRDSLPSSVPSTPQEAADAALAAIDPTTKVETTGAAQVAGRDAYELVLSPKDTESLVGQVRLAIDAEQHIPLRVEVYAKNAVKPAIRVAFDTISFTVPDAEQFTFNPPPGAKIDEHGGKDLGSGTSTKPVPHRPVPGGPKQPGSKQPASKQAEPKVIGKGWTTIVSASLPKDALSELNKAGKGTGEEAQQAQAVLGMLPEVSGSWGKGRLLSGSLFSVLITDDGKVLAGLVTPEALYKVA; translated from the coding sequence GTGTCCGTGTGGAAATCGAGGCCGGCGCTCCGCTGGCTGGTACCGGGGGCCACCGCGGTCGTCGTCATCGGGGGCGGCGCGGCGGCCGGCACGATCGTGGCCAGTGCTGACCCGTCGCTGCCGGACCGCAGCGCGGCCCAGTTGCTGGTGGATCTGCAAGGCGCCAATCCGGCCGGGCTCTCCGGCACCGTGGTGCAGAGCGCCGACCTCGGCCTGCCCGGCGTCGCCGGGCTGGCCGGCAGCATCGGCAAGTCCGCCGGCGGCAACGGCCTGACCAGCCTGATCGCCGGGAGCAACACCGCCCGCGTCTGGTACGCGGGACAGGACAAGGTGCGGGTCGCCCTCCAGGGCACGCAGGGCGAGACCGACGTGATCCGCAACGGGTCGGACGTGTGGCAGTGGAGCAGCTCGGACAACACCGGCACGCACCTGACGCTGCCGGCCGACGCCGGCAAGCCGACCAGAGACTCGCTGCCCAGCTCGGTGCCGTCGACGCCGCAGGAGGCGGCCGACGCGGCGCTCGCCGCGATCGACCCGACCACCAAGGTGGAGACGACGGGTGCCGCCCAGGTGGCCGGACGGGACGCATATGAGCTGGTGCTCAGCCCGAAGGACACCGAATCACTGGTCGGACAGGTGCGGCTGGCGATCGACGCCGAGCAGCACATCCCGCTGCGGGTCGAGGTGTACGCCAAGAACGCGGTGAAGCCCGCGATCCGGGTCGCTTTCGACACGATCAGTTTCACCGTGCCGGACGCGGAGCAGTTCACCTTCAACCCGCCGCCCGGAGCGAAGATCGACGAGCATGGCGGGAAGGATCTCGGCTCGGGCACCTCGACGAAGCCCGTCCCGCACCGTCCCGTGCCGGGCGGACCGAAGCAGCCCGGGTCGAAGCAGCCCGCGTCGAAGCAGGCCGAGCCGAAGGTGATCGGCAAGGGCTGGACCACCATCGTCTCCGCCTCGCTGCCCAAGGACGCTCTCTCCGAGCTGAACAAGGCCGGCAAGGGCACGGGCGAGGAGGCGCAGCAGGCCCAGGCGGTGCTGGGCATGCTGCCCGAGGTGAGCGGCTCGTGGGGCAAGGGACGGCTGCTGAGCGGATCGCTCTTCAGCGTGCTGATCACCGATGACGGCAAGGTGCTTGCCGGCCTGGTGACTCCGGAGGCGTTGTACAAGGTGGCCTAA
- a CDS encoding Pr6Pr family membrane protein — protein sequence MNDLRRYSRLWHGLLAVVVLGSLLTQLVLTAQGAPDAEGVVQPAATRFVRLFSYFTIQSNILLAIVAVTLTLNPDRDGRVWRVIRLDAVLGIVITGLVYATVLAGTAHPTGAGWWSNLGFHYVAPWWALAGWLLFGPRSRMDWRTLVWAVLWPLIWIGYTFAHGAATDWYPYPFTSVTDIGYPAAVRNMAFVVVIAVLFGALLWLLDRRLSGRRAAVSIPGQREPQALPRNEGYRPRT from the coding sequence GTGAACGATCTCCGCCGCTACTCCCGGCTCTGGCACGGGCTTCTCGCCGTCGTCGTGCTCGGTTCGCTGCTCACCCAGTTGGTGCTCACCGCGCAGGGTGCGCCGGACGCCGAGGGTGTGGTGCAGCCGGCGGCTACCAGGTTCGTTCGCCTGTTCAGCTACTTCACGATCCAGAGCAACATCCTGTTGGCGATCGTGGCCGTGACATTGACCTTGAATCCGGACCGTGACGGCCGGGTCTGGCGTGTGATCCGCCTCGATGCGGTGCTCGGCATCGTCATCACCGGCCTGGTGTACGCGACAGTGCTCGCCGGGACGGCGCATCCCACCGGTGCTGGATGGTGGTCGAATCTCGGTTTCCACTATGTCGCGCCATGGTGGGCGCTGGCCGGCTGGCTGCTGTTCGGACCGCGGTCGCGGATGGACTGGCGGACGCTGGTGTGGGCGGTTCTGTGGCCGCTGATCTGGATCGGCTACACCTTTGCCCATGGGGCGGCCACTGATTGGTATCCGTACCCCTTCACCAGCGTCACGGATATCGGCTATCCAGCGGCGGTGCGGAATATGGCTTTCGTTGTGGTCATCGCTGTTTTGTTCGGGGCGCTGCTGTGGCTGCTCGACCGGCGTTTGTCCGGTCGGCGGGCGGCGGTGTCGATTCCTGGCCAGCGAGAGCCTCAGGCGCTTCCTCGCAACGAGGGTTATCGTCCTCGCACTTGA
- a CDS encoding YcnI family protein, with protein sequence MSLLKRSAVVAAAAGLLTLALAGPASAHVTVNPNTATAGGYAKVSFRVPNESDTASTVKLEVTLPADQPVASVSVKPVPGWTAVAVKSKLATPIKAHDTEITEAVSKITWTAAKGSEIKPGQFQEFDVSMGALPQSGQLVFKALQTYSDGNVVRWIDEPTTDGTEPEMPAPVLTIVPAATSSAAPSAGAVAPAAEAADEDSGSGNGLALAGLIAGLIALVLAGLAYAKAGRKPEATAPGKPAAS encoded by the coding sequence ATGTCGCTGCTCAAGCGTTCCGCAGTGGTGGCCGCCGCGGCCGGGTTGCTGACCCTGGCTCTGGCCGGTCCGGCCTCGGCACACGTGACGGTCAATCCGAACACGGCCACCGCCGGCGGATACGCGAAGGTGTCGTTCCGTGTGCCGAACGAGTCGGACACCGCCTCCACCGTCAAGCTCGAAGTGACCCTTCCCGCCGACCAGCCGGTCGCCTCGGTCTCGGTGAAGCCGGTTCCGGGCTGGACCGCGGTCGCCGTGAAGAGCAAGCTGGCCACCCCGATCAAGGCGCACGACACCGAGATCACCGAGGCGGTCTCGAAGATCACCTGGACCGCGGCGAAGGGTTCGGAGATCAAGCCGGGGCAGTTCCAGGAGTTCGACGTGTCGATGGGCGCGCTGCCGCAGTCGGGGCAGCTGGTGTTCAAGGCCCTCCAGACCTATTCGGACGGCAACGTGGTGCGCTGGATCGACGAGCCGACCACCGACGGCACCGAGCCGGAGATGCCGGCGCCGGTGCTGACGATCGTGCCGGCCGCGACCAGCAGCGCCGCACCCTCGGCGGGTGCGGTGGCGCCGGCGGCCGAGGCTGCTGACGAGGACTCGGGGAGCGGCAACGGGCTCGCGCTCGCCGGCCTCATCGCGGGACTGATCGCGCTGGTGCTGGCCGGGTTGGCGTACGCGAAAGCCGGTCGCAAGCCGGAAGCGACCGCGCCGGGCAAGCCTGCCGCGAGCTGA
- the trpB gene encoding tryptophan synthase subunit beta, with protein MSVPTSTGRFGEFGGRYVPESLVPACAALEAAFRDAWSDTAFRERLAHLRTTYAGRPTALTAAERLSAELGVTLLLKREDLAHTGSHKINNVLGQALLAQRMGKTRLIAETGAGQHGVATATAAALFGMRATVYMGERDIARQRLNVFRMELLGAEVIPVTSGSRTLKDATNEAMRAWVAAVDEAHFCLGSVGGPHPYPWLVRELQRVIGEEARAQTPVIPDVVVACVGGGSNAAGTFAGFVDTPARLIGVEAAGGAAMTNGTPGVVHGYRSLVLQDAAGQVLEAESIAAGLDYPGVGPEHAHLGTTGRAEYRTVTDDEVLDAVRRLARSEGIICALESAHAVAWVLRAAGTPDLPTGSTVLLTLSGRGDKDMATLAGEVR; from the coding sequence ATGAGCGTGCCAACCTCGACCGGCCGGTTCGGGGAGTTCGGCGGGCGCTATGTTCCGGAGTCCCTGGTCCCGGCGTGCGCCGCCCTGGAGGCGGCATTCCGCGACGCCTGGTCCGACACGGCCTTTCGCGAGCGTCTCGCCCACCTGCGCACGACCTATGCCGGCCGTCCCACCGCCCTCACCGCGGCGGAGCGCCTCTCCGCCGAGCTCGGCGTGACCCTCCTGCTCAAGCGGGAGGACCTGGCGCACACCGGCTCGCACAAAATCAACAACGTGCTCGGCCAGGCGCTGCTGGCCCAGCGGATGGGCAAGACCCGGCTGATCGCCGAGACCGGCGCCGGTCAGCACGGTGTCGCCACCGCCACCGCGGCCGCCCTGTTCGGTATGCGGGCGACCGTCTACATGGGTGAGCGTGACATCGCCCGTCAGCGGCTCAACGTGTTCCGGATGGAGCTGCTCGGCGCCGAGGTGATCCCGGTGACCAGCGGCAGCCGCACGTTGAAAGACGCCACCAACGAGGCGATGCGGGCCTGGGTGGCCGCGGTGGACGAGGCGCACTTCTGCCTGGGCTCGGTGGGCGGCCCCCACCCCTATCCCTGGTTGGTCCGCGAGTTGCAGCGGGTGATCGGCGAGGAGGCCCGGGCACAGACACCGGTGATCCCCGACGTGGTGGTGGCGTGCGTCGGCGGCGGCTCCAACGCAGCCGGCACGTTCGCCGGATTCGTCGACACACCGGCCCGGCTGATCGGCGTGGAGGCGGCCGGCGGCGCGGCGATGACCAACGGGACACCCGGCGTGGTGCACGGCTATCGCTCACTGGTCCTTCAGGATGCCGCCGGGCAGGTGCTCGAGGCCGAGTCGATCGCGGCCGGTCTCGACTATCCGGGTGTCGGCCCGGAGCATGCGCACCTGGGCACCACCGGCCGCGCCGAGTATCGGACCGTTACCGACGACGAGGTGCTCGACGCGGTGCGCCGGCTCGCCCGCAGCGAGGGGATCATCTGCGCGCTGGAGTCGGCGCACGCGGTGGCCTGGGTGCTGCGCGCGGCCGGCACCCCGGACCTGCCGACCGGCTCGACGGTGCTGCTGACGCTCTCCGGGCGCGGCGACAAGGACATGGCGACCCTGGCGGGAGAGGTTCGATGA
- the trpA gene encoding tryptophan synthase subunit alpha — translation MKRLNPYLTGGITPDWIDYLLAFQAAGADAVEIGLPFSDPMLDGATIQQASDQALRLGASVASILTDLAAARSRICIPLIAMTYANLVFRGDPFTTGPATATGPEADPEAGSGPEAGRSLGAGSGPEAFCRRLAEAGITGLIVPDVPVDEADRLEAAATAAGIDLVLLAAPVTPPDRLAEIGRRSRGFIYAVSVMDTTGERDALATTAAPLAARLKAVTDLPVLLGFGISTPAQAATAARAGDGVVIGAALMRRVLDGATPDDLRAEVAAFRAALDQVDQEVPAATAHAEISGHRR, via the coding sequence ATGAAACGGCTCAATCCCTATCTGACCGGCGGCATCACCCCGGACTGGATCGATTACCTGCTGGCCTTCCAGGCGGCCGGCGCCGACGCGGTGGAGATCGGGCTGCCGTTCTCCGATCCCATGCTCGACGGAGCCACCATCCAGCAGGCTTCCGACCAGGCCTTGCGGCTCGGCGCCAGTGTCGCGTCCATCCTCACCGACCTGGCCGCGGCCCGCAGCCGCATCTGTATCCCGTTGATCGCGATGACCTATGCCAATCTGGTCTTCCGAGGCGACCCGTTCACCACCGGCCCGGCCACGGCCACCGGCCCGGAAGCCGACCCGGAAGCCGGCAGCGGCCCGGAAGCAGGCCGCAGCCTGGGGGCAGGCAGCGGCCCGGAAGCGTTCTGCCGACGGCTCGCCGAGGCCGGGATCACCGGCTTGATCGTCCCCGACGTCCCGGTCGACGAGGCCGATCGCCTCGAGGCCGCCGCCACCGCCGCCGGCATCGACCTCGTCCTGCTGGCCGCACCGGTGACCCCGCCCGATCGACTGGCCGAGATCGGCAGGCGAAGCCGAGGCTTCATCTATGCGGTGAGCGTCATGGACACCACCGGCGAGCGCGACGCCCTGGCCACCACCGCGGCCCCCTTGGCCGCCCGGCTCAAGGCGGTCACCGACCTGCCGGTGCTGCTCGGATTCGGCATCTCCACCCCGGCCCAGGCCGCCACGGCCGCCCGGGCCGGGGACGGGGTGGTGATCGGAGCCGCCCTGATGCGTAGGGTTCTGGACGGCGCCACACCCGATGACCTGCGAGCCGAGGTCGCCGCGTTCCGCGCCGCTCTCGACCAGGTCGACCAGGAGGTGCCCGCTGCCACCGCGCACGCCGAAATATCAGGTCATCGCCGATGA